ATATGTTTGCCAATAACATCAGTGTTGTGATACGAGTTCCTTCAAACCGAGTAGCATAAGCCAAAATACAAATGTTCAGGATAGCTGGGAAATACATAATTGCACCAAGAAGTGCCGTTCTTGGTATGATTAGTAAGATAGCTGTTAGTAGTTGTCCAACCCCGATAAATGTATAATAGAACCCTGTTTGGTGTAAGGCATCGAAATAATGTCCCAATGGATGATTAGCTGGTAAGGCCGTAAAGCGTTCACCCATAATTTTTACTATACCCGATGGAATGAACCCAAAGGCCAATGCTACACGGCAACAAACAGTGAAGTAGTGAAACCATTTGTTTCCTTTCGCCTCATAGTAATATTGCTCAAGTTTGGTCATTCTGTATTTAAGTGCAATGATAAAATGTCATCAATCCTTTTGACCTATTATTTTTCAAAATTTTCGTTGTTGTTACAAATTATCGCTGGCATGCTAATTTATGAACCTCTGTAAGAATTTGGTATCAAACAGTCACGACCACCGTCGCGTCCCTTGCCACGCACAAGGCTAGGCAAAGGAGACACGGCGGGGACCGAAAAGATTTATATTCATACTGTCTTAATATATTAGTCCTAAATGCTTGATCCAGAATAAAGAAGCCGGTATGCCTCTTTGGGTAAAATAATCTTGGCTATGAGCATAACCAAAACTATAATCTGCAGTTCCGTCTGCAATCATTCTTTTGGCTTTGACTACCTGCTGTTGGCTAGGCGTAATGGCTATCTGGTAATACCTGGTATAGGTATCAACTAATGGCCATAGAGTATAATTGGCAAAAGACATTAAAGGAGAAGTCTGCAATTCCTTTTTCGTATACCCTCCAAAAGTTTTATCATTAACTACAATCGAGTCTGAATAAATACCAGTAGCATATTGATAATAAACAGAAATGGGTGTCGTACGCTTATAAATCAAGGTATCATTGACAAACATTGCTGTATCGCTAAACTGTATTTTTTTAGAAAACAACCGGCCATAACCCCCGCTCTTGGTTTTACCGGCATCGTAAATAAAAAAGGTATGCTTTCCTTGTCTTACAACACGGGCATGGGTTTGCAAAGGTTCTTTCATCCAATCTTCCTGGCGAAAAATGTCAATATCGGTGAGGATACTCCCCCTGATACGTGCAACACACATAGTTTCGGGGCAGGGCATTAGCGCTTACTGTATCTTTCGCAAAAAGCGTACGGTAATCAAAATCACGCCCATATACTTTTCGTACCTGACCTATCCCTACAGGTGCCAGAAGAAAAAAAGACAGAACAAAAAATAGAACCCGCATTATTGCTTTTTATTATGGATGATAAATAGGCGCCCCTCTATTAAAATAAATAGTATCGGGATTGAATACACTTCCGTTTCTAACTGCATTCAGTCCCCGCCGTGTCTCCTAAGCTTGGCTTAGTGTGATAGCAGGGACACTGCGGTGGCAGGAAGCAATAACTGTAACTTTCCTCAATGGCTGTTTAACAGGTATACAAGAAAGCCGGCAATTTAACTTTCGCGACTGCCGCCGTGTCCCTTCCCACGCGCAAGGCTATACAAAGGAGACACGGCTTGGACCGAAATTTACAGATGTTGCTGTTAAAAATAGCAACATCTTAACAAACATTCACTTTCTGCTCTTACCCTACCTCCTTTATTGCTTCACCAGCTTTGTTTGCGCTCCCGAATGCAGGTGCATTCTTAATTGTACTGTTTCATAAATCACAAAAAAGACAAGTAAGCCAAAGAGAATAAGGGTAGCGCCTATTGTGCCATAACCCAGTCCGCCTTTATCGTGCGGCTTCGTGAGCAAGTCGCCAAAGGTGGCACCAAAAGGCCTTGTCAATACAAAGGCGATCCAGAAAAGAAGCACTCTGGATATGCGTGTAAAATAGTAGGCAAGAACAATCAACAGCAATACACTACTGATCAATAAGGCACTGCCGCCGAAACCAAGACCCGAATCATCGGCCAGGAAATCGCCCAGCGCTGTGCCCAGCGTGTTGGAGAACAGAATAGCCACCCAATAAAAGATCTCTCCTCTTCTTGTTCGTATGTCGGTGACCGAAAGGGTCTTTTCAGAAAGCTTCCATATAACGAGTATAACAATAAGAATAGAGATGAGTATGAGGCTGCCCAGTGCATAACCCAGTTCCAATGTACGATCCATGTAATCGGACATGGTGGTACCTGCCGTACTGGTGGCAACAATCACAGCCCAGTAAATGGGCGGCACATATCGCTTAACGATCAACTGTGCTGTTAGAGCTACCAAGAAGAAGGAAAAAAAGATGAGCGTACTGGTGGCATAACCTACGTTCATGGTTTGCGCCAATAAGTCGCCACCCGTTTCACCTAAGGTAGTAGCGGTGATCTTGGTGATCCAGAACAGTAGGGTTAACTGGGGAATTTTATTCCAGGCATAGTGCTCATTGCTCAACTTATCCATCGTTCACTTTTCATAAGACTGAACAATGATAGTGCCAGTGGCTTATTGATGAGGCTGTTTTGCGAATGCTATTATGAGTTTGCATTTCTTTCCTAACACCACGCTAGAGCGAAAAAGTACAGAGTCGCAAACGTCGTATAGCTGTCGTTTATAATTTGAAGAAACAATAAGGATAACCTGGATAGGGCCGCGCAGCGCCAGCCTAATCAATGGTCATTAGTCAATAGTCATTAGCTGCCGCACAAGCCCAATATCAAACAACATTACATAAGAAAAACACTCCCTCAGTGGAGTGCTTTTTAATTTATTGACATTCGTTCTTTCATCAGCTAATTATCACATCAGCTAATATTCTTCTCCTTTTCTCCTTTCCTCTGTGCGAAACCCTCTACAAACAGTTTTCAGAAAGCACCCCTACTTATTTTTTACCGAGTTGTTCTGCAAGCCCAATAAGGAGTCCATCATTTCCGCGAATGTAACAGAGCCTATATGCGTTCTCGTATTGAACCACTTCGCCAACCAGTGTAGCGCCATGCTTATAGAGCCTCGTGAGCAATTCGTCAATGTTGTCAACGGTGAACATAACGCGTAAGTACCCCAGCGAGTTCACAGGAGCCACACGGTGATCTGCAACAGTTGAAGGGTCGATAAACCGAGAGAGCTCCAGGCGACTGTGGCCATCAGGGGTAACCATCATAGCGATTTCTACACGCTGAGAATCCAACCCGGTGACGCGTCCAGCCCATTCTCCTTCAATGGTAGCTCGCCCTTCCAGGCTCAGACCTATTTCTGTGAAAAAAGCAATGGCATCATCAAGGGATTCTACCACGATGCCGACATTGTCCATTCGCAGCAAATTACTTTTCGTCATAATTTATCTCGTTGTAAATGAAAAGCTCTGTATAGTATACAGAGCTTTCCTCAATAACCTTATTTCTAAACGCCTTTAAATAAGTTTTAGCCAACGTAGTTGGCTTTACTAAACCACAAAATTCTTGAGCCTGCTCCAATCTCGCTGCTCACTATTTATTTACAGGCCAGGTTGCCACATCAATCCTGCTTTTGCTAAACAGATGTTAGGCATTCATTGTTCTTCGTCAATTAGTTTTGACTATTAGATTTTGGGGCAAATTCCACCATCCATTCAATACCGTATTTGTCTCTAAAACAACCAAAATAGGAACCCCAAAAACTATCACCAATAGGCCCTTCTATTTGTCCTCCTGCTGAAAGCCCGTTAAATAATTTGTCTGCTTCTTCTTTACTCTCCGCAAATATTACAATTTTACTTCTGTTCTCATTTTCGTTAGTTTTTCCTAAAATTTCCGGAACATCATTAGCCATCAACATATCACCTTTACCGATAGGCAAAGCAATATGCATAATTTTGTTTTCTTCATGTTCCGCTACGGGGAACTCTGGACTCGCAATATCTTTGAAACGAACAACTTTTGCAAACTCACCACCAAATACTGATTTGTAAAAAGTAAACGCTTCTTCAGCATTTCCGTTGAAGTTGATGTGGGGATTGATTTGTGCCATAATTTATATTTCTTAAGTTGGTTTTCTTATTTCAATTCTTCGCCTTAAAAATTGTACCTAATTAGCTAATCCGATAGAGCTACCCAGGTTTATCATTAGGTCTACCAATAAAACGGTCAGCAATTACGGTTATTCCTAAAATTAGTTATCTCATCGCTATTCGTTTACCAGCTGTAAATCTCGCAAAAACCTTGGCGCCATGACAGTATGAATGCGACAATCTTCATGGCCTAACGCGACAAGTAAGATACGGCAATTTGCCTCAAAAGGGTTAAACATTGATGAGATCAAAGGCGTACCGTTCATACAAGTGAAAGCAATATAGAATGACGCGTTTTTCATTAACCTATAAACTGTATAACGAGCTGCCTATTGGCTATTGTTTTGTTGGTTCATAGTAATGTATTACAGCTCCAGAACCGAAGGTTTTTGTCTTCATAAGTTTAAGCATCATCTTTTCGCTTATGTTTTTAAATAGCGGCGATCCACTCCCTACTATTACAGGATGAATACAAAGTTGGTATTCGTCTATTAAATTCAGTTTCATCAGCTCCACAATCAAACCCGGACTGCCAACAAAAATGTCTTTCCCTTCCTGGCGTTTAAGTTCTAAGACGGTTGCTTCGATGTCTTTATTTGCCAAGGTTGCACTTTTCCAATCTACATTTTGCAGCGTGTGCGAAAAAACAATTTTAGGAATCTTGTCCATTGCTATAGCAAATTCATCCGTTGCTTTATCGCCTGTTGGATTTTCCAAAATGGTTCGCCAATACTCCATCAATTGATAGGTGACCCTGCCATATAGAATGACACCTGCGTTATTTAACAGGTCCGCGTAATGTTGATGTATTTCTTCATCAGGATTGATGGCTGTATGGTCGCAATAACCGTCAAGCGTCATATTGATTGCTGCAATTAGCTTTCTCATGCTGTTTTGTTAAAATCAATTGTTGAATTACTGTGGGCTGGTAACCATCCAGTGGCTGATTGTTGTTTGTGGTTGAAAATAACACCTAGCTGTCATTTTTGGAAGCTTGTGTTAGTGGCCCTGCCTTTTCAGCACTTCATCTATCAAATATTTTTGTTCTTCGACTGCCGTAGGATAAGGTAATGACAGTAAATATGCTTTGTCTACTTTTTCTCAAAGCTGCTTCATAAACTCCGTTGACACTGTTTTATAAGTGGACGTCAGGAACAATGCAATCCCTTCATACATTAGTTCAATTGTTTTTAATTGCTTGTCGCTTGCAGCATCAATCAACTGCATAGGGATGAGTACCTCGTAAATTTTAGTGCTTTCTGCACTAATAATCCTTGAACCTTTAGCCAGAAATACAGCATCAGGACCATATTTCCCCTTTCGTATAAAATAGATAGCTAATACGATGTTCCATTTAGCTTTCAGGATAATGTTTTTCTGCTCCAGAACTTCAGTAGTAATGAAGCATTCAAAATACTCTTTCACTCTATAAGATATTGGCGGCCTGTCTTCTTCGGTGGAACTTTGAGAAATAGTGAAAGTGGAAAGTATCATCTCTTAGAGTTAATGAGTATCTGTAAATTGCTGCTAATGGAATAGAGCTTTGCGTCTGCGTGGGCATGCATTGAACGCCAGCCTTGGTTGAAGATAAACTAGTTCATTGGAAAATAAAGCTGACAATATGAATGTCTGCCTAGCTGGCGAAAAACTCGTGCTAGCAGCAAAATCTTTATCCATATATAAAGTAAACACCAGTAGAGCCTTTACTTTTCACATATTCAAGAAACCGTTTGAAATTCCTTAAGTCCTGCCCGAAGTTATTTCCTATATAGCCATCTCCTTTATCAATATTAAAGTCAGAAAAGTAATAGTTATTATTTAAGCTGTCAAAGCCATTGTCATTCAGGAGTTCAGGCAGATTTTGGATATTGGATATCTTTTCAATTAAAGTGCTTACAGTCGAGAGGACTATTTCAAGGTTCGTTTCTAATCTAGCTCTGTCTGTATTGATTCTTTCAAATATTTGTTGCTTCTCTTCTTCTGTTTCGGCAAACGAGAGCTGATGTTCAATACTCTCTGGCACCCAATACTTATTCATATCATATAAGGGCACTATATCTACCGAAGTGATACGCCCAATTTGATCAAGTTCAGGCTCTCCACTAACAGCGTCCTGTTTGCACATAAAGTTGCAAAATGTTCTGCTAAGATTATGTTTATAAAAAGAGTCTATTTCCTTATTCTCATAATAATCAGGAGTCAATACTTCGTCTGCATTATTTACTGAAAGTTGTATATCGAGTCCCATAAAGTTGCCGCTAATGTTAAATGTGTTCCTTAAGCTGTAGTTGTTTGTGTTCCATCAGCTTCACCGTTGTTATATTACACCATTTTCGGTGTTGAGGCAAAAACTACGTGACTAACCCACCAACAACAAGAGTGAAGATAAATAACTTATTGCAGGATAGCTTTATACCTTCTAGTTGTTGGTGCAGCTGCAGCACAAGGGCTAAGCGGAACACCAACAACGGCGTATAAGTTTAAAATTGAATGACCACTAATGGAGATGGACTTTATGCAGTACAGGAATTTCAGGGACTGTAGCTTCACTTATTTGCCTATGTAAAATAGAGATTTATCATAGGCTTTCATTCGCCAGCAGTAATTGCATGAAACTTGTGTTATTTGTCGTTATTCGTCTCCAATTTCAAAGCTTAATTTCCAGTAACTGCCTTGATTATCCTTTGCATAAAGAAAGTTTCGTTTGATACAGGCAATGCCTTCTAAAAAGGCATCAGCTTTCCCCTTCAAATACACTCTAGTATTGACTGCTCCCTTATTTATTTCGCAAATTTGTACTTGCTGCTCCTCGTCTGTTCCTGGATTATTGATGCAGGCAAAATCTCTCATGTTTTGAGCGAATACAGGTTCTCCGATGAGTGTATCAATAGCTCCAGTCGACCGATTAAGAAGATAAAACTCTTCGTGATTGTAGTCTGTTCGCTTTACCAGTGAAAGTTTTGTGCCTTTTATTTCACCCATATAGTCAAATTCATGAAAATTCTCATCAGAGTTGTCGTCCTTAAAAACTTTCGCAGGTCTACCTGCAATTGGAATTGAGAGCTTGCCTGACTGTTTTTTTATTTGGGCGTTTTTCAGAAGGTAGGATGTCCTAGCACAAGTATTATACTGACCTTTTTTGATTTCTGTGTAAGCATACGAGATTTGTCGTTGCGCAGTTGCAGAAACTGTTAATATTAATAAAGCAGAAATTGTTAATAGGGTCTTCATATAGTGGTAACTAATGTAGAAGGTATTACTGACAGTACAGGACGCTGATGTCATTACTGCTTAACCTTACTCAGTTGTTGATTTGTTATTTAGGTTGAAAACTAGCACAAAGCCTGTATTGAAGCAATATTCATGTTAACAGCAGACAGATTTTACCTTTTTATATAAATAAAAGGAGGCTGTCTATCTGTATCGGCAAAGGTTATCGTTTGATTATCCAGCTTGGCGGAAAACAAGTCGTTGGCACAACCGCAATTAATAGGGGCAGCTAATGCACCACACTCCGTTGTTTTCTTATTACCCCTTATATCAGAGACAAAGACGGTCTTTTGTAAAGCAGGGATAAACACCTGCCAGTCAAATCCTGGCTTTATTCCTTGGTCGCCCTTCAGGTACAAGATGACTTTAGTTGTATCGTTAGACGTCCGGTAATATTCGCTGTATTTTATAACGAAGGTATCAACAAGGCTTTGGTAGTTTGTGTTTGGCTGATATTTCCTAACAACGAATGTATCAATATCGGCAGCAGAAAAACCAATAAAAGCGGGATAAATGGGTGGATCTCCGCACTCATACTCTTTGGTGCATTTGCAACCATTGAAAACAAGAGTGAAAAAGAGCACGGCTATTAAAATTCGAATTGTCATATAGCTTGCTGCATAAATTGGCTAAAGTAAGATTGTTACTAACATCTTAGGCTAGTTGCAGTTTTGGGTATCCGTATTAATGCTGCTGAGCTAATGTACAAAAGTTGATTAGAATTACTCCCTACCGGGACATATTCTGAAGCCTCCATTGCTCCCAACCGCTGGTAGCAGTAGTGACGCTGTCAACATTGAAGAAGCATCAACTACCTATTTTATTCCTCGAGTAATCAATGAAGCTTTCTGATTTACTTCATAGTCAACCGAAGAAACATTCTTTACGTACGGTCGGCTTACAACTGCTTTTACCAAGTCAGAATTCATAAAATCTTCCATTGCCGTTTTGCTTTCCCATAAATAGAACCCGCCAAAAGTGTTTTTTTCTATGTCTGAAAGCCAAACTTTTGAAATCAGTCCTTTTACCTGCGCTAAAATTGGTGCATCTGGTTCCACCATTTGCTTAAGATATTCCTCTTGAGAAATATCCTTTAATTGATAGGTGATTAGTTGAGCTTGCATTGTTCAGTATTTTAAATAAACAATACTGCAAAATTAAAAGTGTCGCAACTCCTAAAAAGTGTACCAATCATAAACTTTACTGCACAGTTCATTTTGTAAATCCTTTTGGACTGAACCCTGTTCTAATTTTTAAATTATATCGTTGTTGGGATAAAGACAATGTAACTAGCCCACCAAATACAAGGGCAAAGACAAATAACTAAAAGCAAGTAACCTTACAGCTTCCAGTTGTTGGTGCAGCTGCAGCACAAGGGATAAGAAAAGCACCAACAATGGCGTAGAGAAACTTATTATTGAATTTGGTAAAGGTGTTTTATCAATGCACGTGTTGCCCTATTTTCGTGTTGCACTTAGTAAGCTCCAATATACCTTAAAACCACGTTCAACCGATCCGGGTTAACAAATTTTCCAATCCCTTAACTGGCCGAGTTGCAACGTCTTTCCCCTCTTTCCGGAGGGGATTTTTATTGCTAAAAGTCAAAGCCCCCCCTGAAGACGAAAGATCGCACGCAATTCCTGCTTATTGCCAGATAAAGAGGCCGCCATATAACTATTAGCCGTATCCTATTTACATGAAATTAAGGCATGTGTTTGATGGCAAGGTGAAGCATAGCAAATCGCATCTCTTACTGGTGTATAGCTGCTTTAGCAGGTATGGCAGCTGGTTATATTTAATTTTGGGAGTTTGGTAAATGGTGTGGCCTTTTATTGTTACTTTATAGTATAAAAGCTCTTACGCCATGCTTTCCGTGCAAAAGACCATTCTCTTGATTGATGATGATCCTGAAGAGTTGGAACTCTTTGAAGTAGCCATTGAGGAATTTGGCTTACCCATTCGCTTGCTTTATGCCGGCGAATGCAATATCGAAAGACTTCGGGCCTTACCCCAACCCGACTTAATTTTTTTAGACATTAATATGCCGGAGTTTGATGGCTTTCATTGGCTCAAGGGGATCCGTGAAAGGCTGGCCACCGAAATTCCAATTATCATGTATAGCACCACACTAAATCCTCAGCGCGTTGCGATGGCCTATAACCTGGGCGCCAATCTTTTTCTTTCCAAACCTAGCTCATTTAACACGTTAGCAGCAGCGTTACAACACATTCTTGAAATAGATTGGAACAATCCACGGCAAGTAGCGGTTGAGAGATATCAGCAAGAAACCTTTCATTTGGTTTATTAAGTGTAGGCGCTTCCTCCTCATCCGTTACAAGCAGGCAACGCTGGCTTTGCTGCTGATTAAGCCTGCTCCTGAGAAATTATCCTATTCCCTGTTAAGCTTCGTTTAAGTTCTTCTAGCTACGGCTTCTCGTGGACCTTCATAACCGGCATGGCTATACGAGCAATCTTTCATCATTCATACCATCGCTCTTTTGGCAATAAGTACTAGCGTTCCTGGGTATATGTAACCGACCATTGCGTTTAACCTTCCATTTAGATAGGTAGCGCGCCTGCTTAACGTGGTGTGCTGATGTTGGTACTGCTGGTTTTATTTCCCTCCCAGCAGGTGCTGGTGTTGGCTGCGGTGGCACCACAGGTGCAGTTGTACATACAGAAGGCGTAGCTTCTATCGCCGTTTGCTTGGTCGTTAATTTCTGACAATGCGCCAACAATAGCTCCTGTGCTTCTTCTTTGGTATGGCCCTGGTACAACCACTTATTGACCATGCCAGTTAGCCTGGCAAACAAGCCAGGTTTGCGCACGGTCCCTGGAAGCTGGCGGTAGTACACCCGCTTCACCATCCTGGCGGCCACCCCAAACCGCTCGGCATTGGCCATGGTGCGCTGGAGGCTAGGATCCTTGCGCATCTTTTTACCACTCTTATAATCACCCTTTGAGCGCAGGTAATACTGCCCATTGAGCTTATAAAAGATGATGCCATCGATGGTGCCGGTGATGAATACGGGGCCTATTTGTTTTGCCATGGTGTACGGGAGATTAGTGATGATTTTAAATGCTAAGTATTTTAGCAAATTTACTAAAGAGATGCTCCTCTTACAAGGGTTTTACTCACTTTAGTTATACACATGTAAGCCACTTCTAATATCATTAAACCCTCCGCGTCTCTGCGTGAAACCAAAAGCCCCGGCTTTCTCCTAATCCCCAATACCCTAATTCCCAATTCCATCTCTCTTCATTGAACATTGAGTATTGAAAGTTGAGCATTGAACATTTCCTCCCTTCTATATTCATCATTCCTTGTTCCTTGTTCATTATTCTCTCCCTCCTATCTCCCTGGTCTCTTGTACCTCTCCTGTACCTAGTCTGTACCTCTTCTGTACCTCTTCTGTAGGTAAGTCCGTACCAACTGCACAGATAAAGCCCTCTACCTGCCTTCCACATTCACTACTCCTCCCACCATCCTCCTCTACTGCCCCTACCAGCCTCCATCAATCCTAAAATAAAATCGTAATAATCAGAGCCGAAATTGCTCTCAAAGCGAAGAGGTTGAAATGTACTTATTCGTCCTTTTAGGCAACAGCAGATGCTGAAATAAATGCAGCATGACAGCAAGAGGCATTACACATTTCAAACTTATTTTAGATGCGCGTCTCTGAGATCCTTCGCTATCGCTCTGGATGACAAACGCCAGAGGCATTATGGCTGGCAGGCAGGTTGTAAGGGGGGAGGGAATGACGCCAAACCTGTAAGAGTTTCCCAAAGCACTATTGCTATAAAAGAAAGAGCACTCCAATAGCGGAGTGCTTTTCTATTTTATAGATCTATTTATTCTTTACTGTTCTCTGTGCCCCTTTGTGCTCGCTGTGTCGCCGTGGTTCAATCCACAGCGCCCCCGGCGCACCTACCCTACAGGTTTAGCATGCGCTTTAGTACGGCTGGGTAGACATCGCCTTCGGTGGTGCCTTGGCCGGTGATGCGGTAGCCATTGGTAATGCTGTCGCCGAAACACATTACAGAGTGTACGCCGGGTTTATAGCCTTTAATGGTTTGGTAAACAGCAGTGGCAATAACCTGGTAGCCAGCCGCTGTTGGATGAATGCCA
This genomic interval from Flavisolibacter tropicus contains the following:
- a CDS encoding VOC family protein, with the translated sequence MTKSNLLRMDNVGIVVESLDDAIAFFTEIGLSLEGRATIEGEWAGRVTGLDSQRVEIAMMVTPDGHSRLELSRFIDPSTVADHRVAPVNSLGYLRVMFTVDNIDELLTRLYKHGATLVGEVVQYENAYRLCYIRGNDGLLIGLAEQLGKK
- a CDS encoding VOC family protein is translated as MAQINPHINFNGNAEEAFTFYKSVFGGEFAKVVRFKDIASPEFPVAEHEENKIMHIALPIGKGDMLMANDVPEILGKTNENENRSKIVIFAESKEEADKLFNGLSAGGQIEGPIGDSFWGSYFGCFRDKYGIEWMVEFAPKSNSQN
- a CDS encoding dihydrofolate reductase family protein yields the protein MRKLIAAINMTLDGYCDHTAINPDEEIHQHYADLLNNAGVILYGRVTYQLMEYWRTILENPTGDKATDEFAIAMDKIPKIVFSHTLQNVDWKSATLANKDIEATVLELKRQEGKDIFVGSPGLIVELMKLNLIDEYQLCIHPVIVGSGSPLFKNISEKMMLKLMKTKTFGSGAVIHYYEPTKQ
- a CDS encoding YdhR family protein, whose product is MQAQLITYQLKDISQEEYLKQMVEPDAPILAQVKGLISKVWLSDIEKNTFGGFYLWESKTAMEDFMNSDLVKAVVSRPYVKNVSSVDYEVNQKASLITRGIK
- a CDS encoding response regulator — protein: MLSVQKTILLIDDDPEELELFEVAIEEFGLPIRLLYAGECNIERLRALPQPDLIFLDINMPEFDGFHWLKGIRERLATEIPIIMYSTTLNPQRVAMAYNLGANLFLSKPSSFNTLAAALQHILEIDWNNPRQVAVERYQQETFHLVY